Proteins from a genomic interval of Musa acuminata AAA Group cultivar baxijiao chromosome BXJ1-9, Cavendish_Baxijiao_AAA, whole genome shotgun sequence:
- the LOC135593693 gene encoding tobamovirus multiplication protein 3-like: MASSSVPAHVLRDGWDWWEEVNNSTLWQDRIFHALAALFGLVSAVALIQLFRIECRVPEFGWTTQKVFHFLNFLVNGVRSLIFVFRRHIQKIKPEIIQHVLLDLPGLAFFTTYALLVLFWAEIYYQARSISIDGLRPCFYTINAVVYAIQFVLWFLLWWEPIQAMIILSKIFFAGVSLFAALGFLLYGGRLFLMLKRFPVESKGRRKKLQEVGYVTTICFLCFLLRCIMMCFNAFDKAADLDVLNHPILNFLFYLLVEILPSSLVLFILRKLPPKRRITQYHPIH, encoded by the exons ATGGCGTCGTCGTCGGTACCGGCGCACGTGCTGCGTGACGGCTGGGATtggtgggaggaggtgaacaactCGACCCTGTGGCAGGACCGCATCTTCCACGCCCTCGCCGCCCTCTTCGGACTAGTTTCCGCCGTCGCTCTC ATACAACTGTTTAGAATCGAGTGCAGAGTACCAGAGTTTGGTTGGACAACGCAGAAGGTCTTTCACTTCCTGAATTTCCTGGTCAATGGTG TTAGATCGCTTATCTTTGTATTTCGTCGGCATATCCAAAAAATAAAGCCTGAG ATCATTCAACATGTTCTTTTGGATTTGCCTGGTCTCGCATTCTTCACTACTTATGCACTCTTGGTACTATTTTGGGCTGAAATATATTACCAG GCACGTTCAATATCTATAGATGGCCTTAGACCATGCTTCTATACAATTAATGCAGTGGTTTATGCCATTCAG TTTGTTCTTTGGTTTCTCTTATGGTGGGAGCCTATCCAAGCTATGATTATCCTGTCCAAGATCTTCTTTGCAG GTGTTTCATTGTTTGCTGCCCTCGGGTTTCTTTTATATGGAGGGAG GCTCTTCCTAATGCTGAAACGCTTCCCTGTCGAATCAAAAGGACGGCGGAAAAAGTTACAGGAG GTTGGCTATGTAACCACCATCTGTTTCTTATGTTTCCTGTTGAGGTGTATTATG ATGTGCTTCAATGCCTTTGATAAGGCTGCAGATCTTGATGTTCTAAACCATCCAATTCTGAACTTCTTATTTTATCTG CTTGTTGAAATTCTCCCTTCGTCTCTGGTTCTTTTCATTTTAAGGAAACTGCCACCTAAGCGCAGGATTACCCAATACCACCCAATCCACTGA
- the LOC135594373 gene encoding lignin-forming anionic peroxidase-like: protein MSSARVSSFTQALLLASLLLFMTAMSCEAHLTPKYYAKSCPQALSTIRAAVRRAVERERRMAASLIRLHFHDCFVQGCDASLLLKDAEGIVSEQNAPQNFRSARGYEVIDSIKWAVEKVCPGVVSCADILAVAARDSSEYVGGPTWKVKLGRRDSTTAANKDLVQRDLPVAFDNLDELISSFARQGLSIKDMVALSGSHTIGQAQCATFRNRIYNEPNIDHGFAALRRRRCPSSQVLGNSTLAPLDLVTPNSFDNNYYKNLLQKKGLLHSDQVLLSHGPTGDMVKYYSKNQAAFFADFAAAMVKMGDIAPLTGSAGEVRRTCSAIN, encoded by the exons ATGAGTTCTGCAAGAGTTTCCAGCTTCACACAGGCATTGTTGCTGGCTTCGCTCTTACTGTTCATGACTGCAATGTCTTGTGAGGCGCATCTGACACCCAAGTACTACGCCAAGTCCTGCCCGCAAGCTCTCTCGACCATCAGGGCTGCCGTGAGGCGCGCCGTCGAACGCGAGCGTCGCATGGCGGCGTCGCTTATCCGCCTCCATTTCCATGACTGCTTCGTTCAG GGATGCGACGCGTCGCTCCTGCTCAAAGATGCCGAGGGCATCGTGAGCGAACAGAACGCGCCCCAGAACTTTAGATCAGCGAGAGGGTACGAAGTCATCGATAGCATCAAGTGGGCGGTCGAGAAGGTGTGCCCGGGAGTGGTTTCTTGCGCCGACATCCTCGCCGTCGCAGCGCGGGACTCATCGGAATAC GTTGGTGGCCCGACATGGAAGGTGAAGCTTGGAAGAAGGGACTCCACCACTGCGGCCAACAAAGATTTGGTCCAGAGAGACCTGCCCGTAGCGTTCGACAACCTCGATGAGCTCATCTCCTCGTTTGCTCGCCAAGGACTTAGCATCAAAGACATGGTTGCTCTGTCAGGTTCCCACACCATCGGCCAAGCTCAGTGCGCCACCTTCCGGAACAGGATCTACAACGAGCCCAACATCGACCATGGCTTCGCCGCCCTGCGACGCCGACGTTGCCCCTCGTCACAGGTTCTCGGCAACAGCACCCTGGCGCCGCTGGACCTGGTCACGCCCAACTCGTTCGACAACAACTACTACAAGAACCTCCTTCAGAAGAAGGGCCTGCTGCACTCCGACCAGGTGCTCCTCAGCCACGGGCCCACCGGCGACATGGTGAAGTACTACAGCAAGAACCAGGCGGCTTTCTTCGCCGACTTCGCGGCCGCAATGGTGAAGATGGGCGACATCGCCCCCCTCACTGGCTCAGCAGGGGAGGTCAGAAGGACTTGCAGCGCCATCAACTGA